The sequence below is a genomic window from Flavobacterium keumense.
AATTTCAACTTTAGGGATTCGTTTTATTTTAAAATTAGGTTGGTAAAATTCAGAACAGTATTTTTCATTTCTGGCTGTATCATTTTTTGTTAAAACCATCGTATTAAATAGTATAAATCCTTTCTTTTGAAGTAAAGCACAAAGTCTTTCTGTGAAAAAATTCTCAAACAAAAAAGCAGGCATTTTAGTATCCTGAAAAATATCAACAATAATTAAATCGTATTTTTCTTTGGCTTGTAAAACAAATTCAAAAGCATCAGTATTCAGTAAAGTCAGATTGGGAATTTGATTAAGTTTGAAGTAAGAATTAGCTACTTCAATAATTTTAGCATCAATTTCAATTCCAGTAACGATTCCCTTATATTGAATTTCATCAATTAAAGTCTTAATGACACTTCCTCCCGCAACTCCTAAGACTAATATTTTGTTCATTTCTCTAATCTGGCTAAATCCAATTTTTTTTAATCCATGTTTTAAAATACGTTGTAAACTACCGTATGAATAGTTAGTATTTTCGGAATCAATTACTAATTCTCCATTTGTCCAAGTAATTTCGATAGATTTATTCCAATTAGATTGTGTTTTATAAATAGTTATGGGCAGAAAATAACTTAATAATCGTTGTATCATATTGTGGGGATTTCTTCAAAAATAAGATTTTAATTGTTTTTATTTGCAATAAATTTAAAAGAATGAAGAAGCAATTCTATAAGTGGTTATTTTTTAAAGTTATGGGATGGAAAATA
It includes:
- a CDS encoding spermidine synthase, translated to MIQRLLSYFLPITIYKTQSNWNKSIEITWTNGELVIDSENTNYSYGSLQRILKHGLKKIGFSQIREMNKILVLGVAGGSVIKTLIDEIQYKGIVTGIEIDAKIIEVANSYFKLNQIPNLTLLNTDAFEFVLQAKEKYDLIIVDIFQDTKMPAFLFENFFTERLCALLQKKGFILFNTMVLTKNDTARNEKYCSEFYQPNFKIKRIPKVEIHNELILIENII